GACATGCTCTGGTTCAGCATCAGCTTGTGAAACAGCCAGCGCAGGCGCATGGGGAAGTTGATGGCCAGCACCTGGTGCATGACCAGCGTATGCAGGCTGATCAGGACCACGCTGCCCAGCAGAACAGCGGCAATAGTCAGGAGCGTGCCACCCTGCTGGCTCCAGAATAAAGCAGGTTCAATCGAGGGCAGCCAGTCCACGATATAGCTGAGCAGGGCAAACAGCATGGCCTCGTAGGCCGACAGGCCAATCGAGGTCACGGTCATCAGGCCAATCCAGCCGCGTGAATTTTTCGTACAGGCCCAGATGAAGGGGAAAAATCCTTTGGGAGGAGTGGCGACGTGTTGTTCGGGATAGGGATCTAATCGACGTTCAAAGAATGACAGCACCGAATGGGCTCCAGCGGACGGCCCCGAGGATGGCAGGGCCGTTTAGACAAATAGAAAACCGCTTCCGGGGTATGAAGCGGCAATTTTTGATGGTACAGCAGTCATTCTGTCTGGCTGAAGAAAACCTGATAAAAACACAGTCTTTGTGTATGGAAAGTGTCAGATATTGACCACGGTGTACGTTTAGTGAGCCAAGCTAATGTTGGCGTCTGCTTTGGCAGAGCATTGAAGGAGGCTGAAGGGATAGGGCCTTGGTACGCGTGTCTTTGTTCCGTTGAGCGGTTTGTCTACATAGAGATAGGGAGGCCCAAAGGTATTTGGGGTCTGGATAAGGATATCCAGACCCCAATCAGAGAGCGGCAGTGATCTCTTAAAGGTAAACAGGCTTAGTACGCCACCACCTGCCCATCTTTACGCGGGTCAGAGCCACCCACGTAATGATTGCCCTGGCGCAGAATCAGTTGTGCACCGCCAAAGGCGAACACACCACTGCCAGGTTCAACGACGACTTCATGACCGCGCTCGCGCAGGGCCTGAACCAGAGCGGGATCGAAAGTAGGCTCTACCGCCACGCCACGGCCACCCGTCACGCGCCAGCGTGGGGCATCGGCAGCGGCTTGCGGGTTCTGACCATACAGCAGAACACGCAGCGCCATTTGCATATGGCCTTGGGACTGGAAGGGGCCACCCATCACACCAAACGACATTTGCGGCGTGCCATTGGCATTCATGGCAAAGGCGGGAATGATGGTGTGCGAGGGGCGCTTGCCACCGGCCACTTCATTCACATGACCAGGCCGCAGGGTAAAGCCATGACCGCGGTTCTGCATGCTGATGCCGGTGCCGGGAACGACCACGCCGGAACCAAAACCCATGTAGTTGGACTGGATCAGGGACACCATCATGCCGCTGGAATCGGCGGCTGTGACATAGACCGTGCCGGAGGGGCCGGGCAGGCCATGTTTGGGGTCGCCTGCCTCGTTCATTTGAATCAGGGCAGCGCGCTCGCGCAGATAGGCCGGGTCCAGCAGATGCTCGGGATGATGAATCATGTGCTCCAGATCTGCGTGGTGTTCGTACAGATCGGCAAAGGCCAGCTTCATCGCTTCAATGCTCAAATGCACTGTATCGATATGGTCCAGCGGCTGTTGGCCTACACCCGCCTGCTCCATGATGCCCAGTGCCATCAAGGCGGCCAGACCCTGACCATTCGGGGGGATTTCATGAATGACCGATTGCGCAAAAGGATGGCTGATGGTGCCGCACCAGTTCGCGCGATGCTCGGCCAGATCCTGCTCGTCCATGGCGCCGCCATGCTGGCGGGAGAAGTCGGCAATGCGTTTGGCCAGCTCGCCGGTATAAAAGTCCTGACCCTGGGTCGCCGCAATGCGTTCCAGCGTATTGGCCTGGTCCGGGTTCTGGTACCACTGACCAGCTACGGGCGCTTTGCCATCACGTAAAAAGGCTTCGGCAAAACCGGGCTGATCGCCCAGGCGCTGACGACCCAGTTCCCATAAACGTGCGATCACGGGTGAGACCGGGAAACCTTCTCGGGCGTAATGAATCGCGGGGGCGGCGACTTGTTCCAGACTCAGGCGGCCCAGCTTGCTGGACAGCTCGGCCCAGGCAGAGACCGCACCAGGAACGGAGACACTTTCCCAACCTTTGTCGGGGACGGCGTCGTGACCTTTGAATCGGTCCGGCGACCAGCCACGAGGCGAGCGCCCGGAGGCGTTCAAGCCATGTAGCTCTTTGCCGTCCCAGACGATGGCAAAGGCATCACTGCCTATGCCGCAACCCGTGGGTTCAAGCACCGTCAAGGCGATGGCGGCAGCCAGCGCCGCATCGACGGCATTGCCACCTGCCTGCAACATGCGCAGGCCCGCTTGTGCGGCCAAGGGGTGGGAGGTGCTGACCATGTTTTGGCCAAGCACCGCAGAACGGGCGGACGGGTAGGGGTTGTTCCAGTCCATACAGGTGTCAGTCTTGTTCATTGAATCTGTATTCCAGTCAGTTGGATCAGGCCTTGCCAACGTGCGCTGTCCTCGCGGACCAAGGAGATAAACTCTTCTCGGCTGGTGCTGCGGGGTTGGTCCACGCCCAAGGTTTGCAGGCGTGAGCGTACTTTGGGGTCCTGAACGGCATGGGTAAAAGCCTCATAAGCCTTGTCACGAATTTCGTCGGGCAAGCCTGCGGGAGCGTACAGGCCAAACCAGGTCACCGATTCATAGCCCGGCAGGCCGGACTCCTGAAAGGTGGGCAAATCGGGAGCCAGTGGCGAGCGCTGTTGGCCTGTCACCGCCAGGGCACGCAACTGGCCGCTGTTCACATACGGCATCCCGGTGGGGATGGCATCCAGTAAAACATGGATGGAGCCGCCCAGCATATCGTTAATGGCCTGACCGGTTCCGCGGTATGGAACGTGGGACATGACGATATTGGCCTGATTCAAAAAGGCTTCGGTGCCCAGGTGCACGATGGTGCCATTGCCACTGCTGGCGTAGTTCAACTCATCGGGATGGGCGCGCGCGTATTCAATCAGTTCCGGCAGAGTTTGCGCGGGTACGGACGGGTTCACCAGCAAGACGCTGGCGGCATCGCCCAAGTGAGCGATAGGGGTGAAGTCTTTTTCTGCATCGTAGGGCAGGGATTTGTACAGGTGCGGGGCAATCGCGTGGGTGCTGCTGGTGGTGAACAGGAGGGTGTAGCCATCGGACTTGCTGCGAGCGACTTCGCCCGAACCAATTGTGCCGCCTGCGCCCGTGCGGTTGTCCACAATGATGTTGGCGTTCATCGCTTTGGCGGCGCTTTCGGCAATCAGCCGGCTGATGACGTCGGTGGCTCCGCCAGTGGGGAAAGGCACGATCAGGCGAATGGGGCGATCAGGCCAATCGCTGGCATGGGTCGCCATGCTGCTGACGGCCAGAACAGCACCTAATAAGGTTTGGGCAAGACGTCGCCAGGGGCGACGGGTCGATAGGGTCTGTGCGGTGCTTGGGGCGTTGCTGGGTCTGGTCATGGCTCTCTCCTCAATCAAGAGATGATAGGAAAGGCGATGATGCCGAACCAGCAACAAATAAGCAGATCAGCGTTGCTATTTTGGCAAGGCCTGCGGATCGATTTCAAGTTGCGGTAACAACTCGTCCAGAAAGCGGCGAACAATAGAGGGCAAGCGGCGGCCAGCCAGGGCCTGCACTTCAATCTGGCGGTTCAGCAAGCCGCGTTCGTGGATGAAGCTGGCTTGCAGCAAACCTTGCTCAATCAGATGACGAGCCGAGAGCAAGGCTGACACGGTCACACCAGCACCGGACAAGGCAAATTGATGCAGGGACTGCATGTGGTTGCTGCTGAAAACCGGGTCCAGACTCAGGTTTTGCGCACTGCAAGCCACATCCATCATTTGTCGTACCGTGGTGTCGGGGCCAGGCAAGGCTAGGGGGTGCGCCAGAAGGCTTTTCAGGCTGATGCGTTCGGTACGGGTTACTGGGTGCCCGGGAACCGCCAGAGCCATGACGGGCGCATCGCGGCGGAACAAGGTCTTGATGTCTTTTTCAGCCGTTTGCGTGAATTTGATGCCTATATCAATCTGGCCGCTCAACAGCAGCATGGTGATGCGGTGTGGCGGCAGCACATCCAGCTGAAAGCGTATGCCCTGATGCTTTTCACGAAACTGCGCGATGCATTGCGGCAGGAGCTGGGCGGCCAAACCTTCAGAAGAAGCAATGCGGATCAGGCCGGTTTGCAGCCCTTGCAGGGCGGCAATATCGTGCAAGGTACGCTCGGCATCCATGGCACTGCGGCGCGCATGGGCCAGCAGCAGTTCACCCGCAGCGGTCAGGTTCATGCCACGGGCATGGCGCTCGAACAAGGCCATGCCCAGGTTTTCTTCCAGTCCGCTGATCTGGCGGCTGATGGCCGATGTGGCCACATGCAGATTGCTTGCCGCTTGCGAGATAGAGCCACAACGCGCTACTTCCTGGAAGTAGCGCAGTGCGGTCTCCTGAAGATGGCGTGGGTTCATACCAGACTGCCGCGCAGTTCGGCGGCAATCTCGTAGGAGCGCAAGCGCTTGTTATGGTCAAAGATATTGGCGTTCAGCATCAGTTCGTTGGCGCCGGTCAGTTGAATGAAGCCTTTCATCTGCTCAAGCACTTGTTCCGGATTGCCAATGGCCGTACAGCTGAGCAGGGAGTCCAGCAGATGCTGGGCGGGTGGGCTGCATTGCTCGTAGTAGTCGCGTACGGGCGGTGGCAACTGGCCGGGACGACCACTGCGCAGGTTCACAAAAGACTGTTGCCAGGAGGAGGCCAGTAGTTTGGCTTCGTCTTCCGTGTCGGCGGCAAAGACGTTGTAGCCCAGCATGACGTACGGTTTTTCCAGATGCACGGAAGGCTGGAACTGACGGCGGTAAACCTCAATAGCATCCATCAATTGAGCAGGTGCAAAATGCGAAGCAAAGGCGTAGGGCAAGCCCAAGGCGGCGGCCAGTTGAGCACCAAACAGGCTGGAGCCCAGAATCCAGACCGGCACATTCAGTCCGCGACCGGGCACGGCCATGATGCGGTTGCGCGGCTCGTCGGACATATAGTCCATCAGTTCCAGCACGTCGCGCGGAAACTGGTCGGGGTCGCTGTTCAGATTGCGGCGCAAGGCGCGGGCGGTTTCGGGGTCGGAGCCAGGGGCACGACCCAGGCCCAAGTCAATACGGCCGGGGTACAGGGAGGCCAGCGTTCCAAACTGCTCGGCAATCACCAAAGGGGAATGGTTGGGCAACATGATGCCGCCCGCGCCCACACGAATGCGGCTGGTTTGACCGGCAATGTGGCCGATCAGAACTGAAGTGGCAGCACTGGCAATACCGGGCATGCCGTGGTGTTCGGCCAGCCAGTAACGGTGATAGCCCCACTGCTCGGCATGACGGGCAATGTCCGCCGAACAGCGAAAGGACTGGGCCGGTGTGGAGCCCTGAACAATAGGGGACAGGTCTAGGACGGAGAGCGGATAGCTAGGCTTCATGGCATCAGATTCAAATTGGACTCAGGATATAGTCGATCCATCGTTAGGCAGCGTCAAGTAAACCCATAGCATAGGCAAGGATGTTCAGATGAAAGAAACCAGTCGTCGCACCGTCAACCATTACCAGGACCATGCGCAGGCTTATCGGGACGGCACGTGGGACCATGATGTCAGCCAGAATCGCGATGCTTTGTTGGCGGCCATCGGCTTGCCGGGGCCTGTGGATATTCTGGATCTGGGCTGTGGGCCGGGGCGGGATCTGGTCGCGTTTCAGGCTATGGGCCATCGCCCGGTGGGGCTGGATGGCTGTGCGGCTTTTGTGGAGATGGCTCGTCAGCAAACCGGCCTGCCGGTGCTGCATCAGGACTTTCTGGATTTGAATTTACCCGCTGCCGCGTTTGATGGCGTGTTTGCCAATGCGGTTTTATTCCATATACCCAGTGCCGAGTTACCTGCTGTGTTGACGGCCTTGCGTCATAGCCTGCGACCTGGAGGCGTGCTGTTTTCTTCCAATCCGCGTGGTCAGGGGCAAGAAGGCTGGAATGGTCAGCGCTATGGTTGTTACTACAGTTGGGAGCAGTGGTCAGAGCGTCTGGAGCAAGCGGGCTTTGAATATATAGAGCACTTTTATCGCCCCACAGACAGGCCACCGCAGGAGCAACATTGGCTGGCGTCCTTGTGGCGTGTACCGGCCTGATCAGCAGCAAAATGGTGAATCCCTGACCTGGCTACTTAGGCGATTGTTTTATAAGCCTATTTTTTGCTAATACAGGGGTTTTCCCTATTTTTATGCACATCTTTTGTGGATAAGCCGGTTTTCAACAAGCAGAGGCTTGCCCGAGGAAAAAAATGGTAAAGAATTGTCGATTCTCTGCTCGCCATTCTTAAGTGCTTGATTGCACGGGGATAAGTGCAGTGATTCACGGTTTATCCTGTGACTTGTCCACATTTTATGGGGATAAGCTGGCGTCTGTTTCCGGATTTGGCTGTTTTCTGTTCGCGGTTTTTAAGTCGCTGATACTACGGAAGGTTTTTCTGATTTGCCCAGTTTTTCCTATGAGCTATCCACAGTTTTCGGGGATAAGATGGAGGGCTTGCTCAACTTGGGTTCAGGCCCCTCTCAAGGCTATGATGCGCACTAGCAATGTTTACCCTTAGCGGCCAGTCCCTTCGGTGCTTTGCCTTTTAATTGAGGAGATTGAAACGTGGAAAAATTGCAAGCCTGGATGACAGAGTTTCCAGCCGTTGTCGCGATTGCGCTCAACGTCGTGATCGCTTTGTTGATTCTGATTATTGGCTGGTGGCTATCGGCCGTCGCTGGTCGTGCCATCAAGCGGATGGCGGCCCGTTCCCCCCGAGTGGATCCGACGATTGTACCCATGGCCCAGTCCGTGACGGTCTGGACGATTCGCATATTTGTGCTGATCGCTGTACTGGCGCGTTTTGGCGTACAGACCGCCAGCATTATTGCGGTATTGGGTGCTGCCGGCTTGGCCGTTGGTCTGGCCTTGCAGAACACACTGCAAAATATCGCGGCTGGCATCATGTTGCTGATGCTGCGTCCCTTGCGTGCGGGCGAGTTTGTATCGGTCGTTGGTAAAGGCGACGGGACCGTGCAGGAAGTGGGTTTGTTCCTGACCCGCTTTGAGCAAGTGGATGGCATTCAATTCACGTTGCCCAATAGCCTGATCTGGGGCAACCCTATCATCAACTACAGCCGCAACACCACTCGTCGTTTGGACTTTGGTGTGGGCGTACGCTATGGCGATGATCTGGACCTGGCCATCAAGCTGCTGCAGGACTTGCTCAATGAACATCCTCAGGTGCTGAAAGACCCGGCTCCTTTGGTCATGGTCATGGAGTACAAGGACAGCGTAATCACCGTCAATCTGCGTGCGTGGATCAATGCTGCTGACTTCTGGGATGCCCGTTTTGATCTGTTCCGCCGTGCGGTCCAAGTGCTGAATCAGGCTGGTTTGCAGACGCCCGTTCCAGTACGTGAAATCGTGCAGTCGGTTGGCGAGAAAAAGGCTGCGTGAACATGATGGGTTCAAGGCCTGACTCCGGCTTTGAACCGTGTCCTGCAGGCTTCAAGCCCATGCGGTTCCGATAGAAAGTATGAATGCCCCAAGCCTTGCTTTTAGCGGCTTGGGGCATTTTTTTCGGGTTAGCCTGCATTGGACTTACTTTCGGCTTCTCCCATACTGTACTCTTTGCTCTCGCGCTGTTTTTCTACCTGCCTCCACGATGTTTCTGATCGACGAAAAAATCACGGTACGACGCCTGGAAGTTTTGCTGGCTTTTCTGGAAGCCGGCACGATTGCCCGTGCCGCTGAACAATTGGGTACCAGTGCGGTCAGTGTGCATCGAGCATTGAAAAGTCTGGAAGAAGGTTTGCGCTGCCCCTTGTTCCTGCAGGAAGGGCGCAACCTGGTGCCGCAAGAATCGGCACGCGAGCTGGCTGAAGCCGCCAAGGAAACCATCCGTACCTTGCAGCATGGTATTGATAATGCTCGCGCAGCAGGGGGGTATTCCTCGGATCAGTTGCGCATTGGCTCCATGTATTCGCTGACGATACGTCTGGTGCCGCGTCTGTTGGTGGAGCTGAAAGTCCACAAACCGTTAATGCAGATTGATCTGGTGCTGGACTCCAACGAGAAGCTGTTGCAAAAGCTGCGGGGCGGTCATATCGACGCGGCCTTGATCGAGTTGCCGCAAGAGCAGCCGGATGACCTGGAAATGCTCCCCATTTTTGATGATGAACTGATGTTTGCGGCCCCCATGGATTGGCAAGGTTCGGATTCATCCGTAGTGGATCTGGAGCGTTGCTCCAAGGAACGCTTTGTGTCGCTGACCGATGACTTCGCGACAGGCCGGGACATGCAACGCATGCTGGCCAAAGCCGGATTCGATGCCGATATTGTGATGCGCACCGGGGATATCTTTTCCTTGATGAGCCTGGTCAGTGGCGGGGTGGGGTGTTCTCTTTTGCCGGCCCGTGCCAAAGAGGTTTTCTCTGACAAGATTCAATGGCTTGGCCTGGAGCACAAGTATCGACACTCACAGCGTATCGGTCTGGTCTGCATGAAGTCACGCGAGCGTAGCCCGAATGTGTTGAGCCTGTTACGGGCCTGCCGGATCGTGCGCACTCAGCTGGAAAAAGAAGGGCTGAAATCGGCCTGATGTTGGACGGCTTGCGGATGTCTCCCTATCCCGCCCAGCGTGACAACCAGCGCTGCAAACCATCCAAGGTTTGGAACTCATCCACACTACGCGCAGGAATTTCGGAATAGCGCTGATTCCACATGGTCGCCAGACTGCGTCTCGGTCCAATCTCCAGCACCACATTAGGCTGTCGTTCTTCAATTTGTTCCATGCAGGAATCCCATTGCATGGTTTGCATGATCTGTGCCGATAAAGCCTGCGCTGCGGTGGCGGCGTTATGCACCCATACACCGGCATTGGTCGGCCACGGCACGTTCGGGACAGCCAGTTCGCTTTGATTCAGTTGCTCCTGAAAGGCTTGAGCTGCGCTGCTCATCCAATGAGTATGGGACGCAATATTCACAGCCAAGGGTGTGCAACGTGCCCCTTGCTCTTGAGCAAACTTTTCCAAGGCAGCCAGCTTGTCACGCGGGCCCGCACACACGGCACTATCGGGGCCATTGCGTATGGCCAGGGCAGCGCCCTGTACCTGACACCATTGCTCAATCGTCCGAATTGAAACACCGCTTACCGCCAGCATGCTGCTGTCTTGTCCGGCCCCCGCCTGATCCATCAAGGCGGCTCTTTGTCCTGCCAGTTTGACGGTATCGCTGGTGGATAAGACACCCGCCACACAAGCGGCTGCCAGTTCACCAATGCTGTAGCCCGCCACGGCGGCCAAAGATTGACTGGAGGACTGCAGGGCAGGGACTTGCTCCTGCAATTGCTGCCAGGCGGCCAGTGCGCATGCCGTCAGCACGACTTGGGCATGGGCATTGGTGCTGGCCCAACTGCTATCGCGCATGGCAGCGCGCCAGTCGGGAACATGCAATTGCTCCTGCATTTGCAGCAGCAGGGGATGGGCCGGGTTCATCCAAGGCAGCATGTCTGCGTATTGCATGCCTTGCCCGGAAAACAGCAGGGCGATTCTCATGGTCAGGCTCCAGTAGGGCGACGCTGGCTGGCACCACCGGGTGCATAGGCTTGCAAGCGGTCCAGCCAGCAGCAGGCCGACAGGGTATCGGCAGCGCCTCCGGGGGACAGGCGGCGTTTCATGAAGGCTTGATGCATGGCTTGCGCGCGCTGCACAGCATCCGGGGTAAACGCACTGCCTGCCTGCAAGTATTGCGCGGCGCAGCGGCGCGCGTAGTGTAGCCCCTCCAGTCCGCCACGATGGGCCAGATTACTATCGTCAAGGACCGCCATGACAGAAAACAAGGTATGCAAACCCACGGTCTGCAACTGCTGTTCTGCCACTGGTGTGCTGTGCGGAGACAAAGTTTTGACAGCGACTTGCCAGGCGGGCCAGGCCGTTTCAAACAAGGTGGGAAAGCCCTGGGCTGCTTCCTGGTTCGCGCCTTGCAAGCCGTAGCGGCGTACCGCCCGTCCGCCCGGCAGTGCGGACGAAGCTTGCAGGCTGCGGGCCTGTAAAGCCGCCCCCCATAATGTTTGAAGTTGGTCCCGAATCGTGGCGGGAGTCAGGGTGCGAAAAGGTAGGCAAGCGCCTGCGGCTGCGCACAGCAGGCCCAGCATGAAGATGGCGCCACGGTGGGTATTGATGCCCCCGGTTGCCGCCTGCATGCGAGCCTCCGCTGCAATCCCGCGAGTTTGCAGCTGGCTGAATGGAACACGCTGTTGGCCCAGAGCCGCCATGTCAGAAAAATAATGGCGCAGGGCAAACAGACTGCGATAAAAAGTGCTGGCATCCATATCGTCATGGCTGCCGCTGTCGAGCAAGGAAACCAGCCCCGGTTTGGGAGCCAGAATCAGCTCGTCATACAGCGCCAGAACCGCCGCACGGCCTATGGCCGCACAACTCCAGGAACGGGATGGATCCATGAAGTCGGCGGCAGTGGGGCGAGGCGCCAATGTTCTGGTTTCAATTGCATCAAGCAGCATGAGAGGACTCCGGAGCAGGAGCGTGCTCGGGCCAGTCCGAGTGCGCCTGAATACGTACACCATGAGTGCGTTTGATCATCACTTTGCTGCTGGCACCGCTGCGCCATTGCTGCCATTCACGCCAGGCAATGGCGGCGTCATCGGGGAACAGTAACTCGCCATCCAGGCGGGGCAAACCGGACAATTCGCTGATTGCACTTAATAGCTCCACCAGACGATCTGCTTGCGTGGCGCTCTGCACGGGTAGCAGCAAATCCAGGTCTGAACCTTCACGCACATAGCCCTGTCCTGTGATCAGCTCCCAGCCATAACTGCCATAGACCTGAGCCGTGCAGCCATGTGCTTGCATACGCTGACATAAGCTCAGCCAGTCTTGCGCCAAGGAGGCTGGCAATAAGGTTTGGGCTTCATGGGCGGGGGGGAAACTGCCCCAAGACAGGCTCTGGTTTTGGGAAACGATCAGGGACAGACGTTGCCGCCCCCAATCGCTCGGTAAAGGAATGCCCACTTGCAACTGTCCGCTACGCAGTTCGCCTGGCTGACGGCTGACGACCAGCGGCCAGCCTCGAGCCTGCCATTGACGCAGGCTCTGGCAGACGTGGCTGGTCAGCTCCAGATCAGTCACCACCTGATCCCAGGCTGTGTTGTCCAGCGTGATCAGGTGGTGACGGCGAGCGGGCAGCTGGGCGTTCATCAGGATGCCTGCAAGACCTGTTCAATGATCTGGGCAGCCAGGCGGCGGCCACCACGTTCGGCACCATCGCTGGCGCGGCGATCCTGATCATTGGATTGAGCCAGTGCTGCCCGCAAGGAAGCACGCAGTTGCTCTGGCGAGCTGCTGTCCCAGACAGACTGAATGCCTCCCATGGCCACATAATTGCCTACGCCGGGCGCAAAGACCGGATTGGACTGCGCCAGCTCTTCCAGCATGGCTTCGGGCAGCTTGGTGACGCGGGCCATGGCAGGAATGCGCATGACGCGAATTTCGGCTTCGGGCACGGCATAGCAGGCATCGGCAATCAGGCCGGAGGTGATGAAACCACCGGACAGGGCTTGGTCGTACACCAGCCCAATAACCTTGTGGCCTTTGCGTCGGGCCAGATCCAGGCACATGCCCAAGTGAGCCATGGCGCGGTTGATGCCCAGCAGCTCATCGCGGCGGCGCAGTTGCTGACCTTGAGTATCGACCAAAAGCAGCAGACTGCGGCCAGGATGGTTCTTGATGGTGTCCAGCACGGCCTGTGCCTGAGTCAAGGCCAGGGCCACGCCGATGGGGGCGTGTTCGGTGGTGCCGATAACGGTCAGGGTCTGACCATCAAATTCGGCATCGCCCTGCAAGAACAAATCCTGTTCGCTAATGCTGTGCTGCGTATCGAACAGCGATTGCACCAGAGTTTCCCATTTCATGACAGCGCCTCCTGGCTGCGTAATGCTTTGACGGCTGCAGCGTCCATCTGCCCGACTTGATCGCTTTGTTCCAGCCCCAGCGCTTGCCACAAGGTCTGGGCCTGATTCTCGGTGTGATCCCATTGCTCTACAGGCAGCAGGGCCGCGCGTTGTGCCAGCAACTGATGCTCCTGTTCCAGCTCTTCCAGGGTCGCCGGGCCACGCGCCGGATTCTTCAAACCTTGTACGGCTGCGGCGCGGAAAGCGGCCACGGTGTCAGGTACGAGGTCATCGCAATCGGCGGTCAGCCAGCGGTGTTTCCCACCGCTGGTTTGCCAGACCAAAGCACGATCTTTGGAGTCGTATTCTTCGACTCCGTGGGAGGCTTCAATCACTTCCGGGCCGGACATGGCCAGACGGCCCACGTCACTCATGATCAGGTGGTTGGTGCAGCGGGCCACAATACCCATGCCACCAAAGCAACCGTTTTGCCCGCCGACCAAAGCAATCACCGGCACACCGGCATTGCGCGTATCCAGCAAG
This genomic window from Alcaligenes faecalis contains:
- the mdcE gene encoding biotin-independent malonate decarboxylase subunit gamma, translated to MKWETLVQSLFDTQHSISEQDLFLQGDAEFDGQTLTVIGTTEHAPIGVALALTQAQAVLDTIKNHPGRSLLLLVDTQGQQLRRRDELLGINRAMAHLGMCLDLARRKGHKVIGLVYDQALSGGFITSGLIADACYAVPEAEIRVMRIPAMARVTKLPEAMLEELAQSNPVFAPGVGNYVAMGGIQSVWDSSSPEQLRASLRAALAQSNDQDRRASDGAERGGRRLAAQIIEQVLQAS
- a CDS encoding biotin-independent malonate decarboxylase subunit beta codes for the protein MSSYLECSARQRVQALFDANSFHEWLPPAQRLSSPHLAQLGVPSSFDDGVAIGHALLEGQTVYVAAQEGEFMGGGVGEVHGAKLVGLLRRAMIDRPAGVVLLLESGGVRLHEANAGLIAVSEVMRALLDTRNAGVPVIALVGGQNGCFGGMGIVARCTNHLIMSDVGRLAMSGPEVIEASHGVEEYDSKDRALVWQTSGGKHRWLTADCDDLVPDTVAAFRAAAVQGLKNPARGPATLEELEQEHQLLAQRAALLPVEQWDHTENQAQTLWQALGLEQSDQVGQMDAAAVKALRSQEALS
- the mdcG gene encoding malonate decarboxylase holo-[acyl-carrier-protein] synthase, whose translation is MNAQLPARRHHLITLDNTAWDQVVTDLELTSHVCQSLRQWQARGWPLVVSRQPGELRSGQLQVGIPLPSDWGRQRLSLIVSQNQSLSWGSFPPAHEAQTLLPASLAQDWLSLCQRMQAHGCTAQVYGSYGWELITGQGYVREGSDLDLLLPVQSATQADRLVELLSAISELSGLPRLDGELLFPDDAAIAWREWQQWRSGASSKVMIKRTHGVRIQAHSDWPEHAPAPESSHAA